The genome window TTTTCCTTCACAATAAGGCTTAAAGTTAACTTCTCCAGGTTTGAGGGTACCGTAAACAAATACTCTCACCACTATTCTCACTTCACTTGGTAACTATAGGATGCTTTTAACATATGATAGGTTACCAGGAGTTGAGTCAATGCCAATGGATAACTTTGAATCGTTTCGCCAGTTGTGCCAATGACTTTGCCAATTCTAATTTCACTATCGATTTCACAAAAGTTAGAGAGATAAGGGACTTCCGAACAAAGCACTTTCTCCATATCAATCACCTGCTCTTTTGTTGCATTGCCGTGAATTTCCAAAACATCGACTGGTTTTCCCATATCGCGATCAAGCTCTAAGTTGACAGCAGCTTTTTCTGGTTTGGTTTCAAATAAGCGCACCAAATCCGGGTGAGGAATTGTGGGTCTTAACACAAGGCGAACATTGAGATTGCCATTACTTTCTTCGCTGTGATCTTTCGGAGGATAAAAGCTGACAACCACATCCGCCCATTGACGCTGGGGACGAATAAAGGCTTCGGAGTCTGGTTCTCGTTTTTGTAAGGCTTCTAACACCTGTTCTTCGGTGTAACCGCGTTTACGGGTATCTCGCTTGACTTTCCAAGTGGCTCGTAACGATTCTGGTGGGGCAAGATAAACTTTGACATCAAAGGCATCTCGACAAGCGCGAGTGTAGTAGCCTAATAAACCTTCGAGAATCACAAATTTTCGCGGTTCGATATATTCTGGGGGATCAAACTTACCGGTGTCATGATTGTAAATGGGTTTGAGAATGGGTTGTCCCCCTCGCAAAAGTGCCATGTGCTGTTGCATGATATCAAGATAGTTACAATCTGGGTGCAGCGCGCTAAGGCCGTTTTCTTTGCGCTGAATGCGATCATAACGATGATAATCATCCGTGCAAATGACGGTCACATTTTCTTCCCCTAAAATTTGGGCAATTCCTTTTGTTAAAGTTGTTTTTCCTGCTGCACTATCACCAACAATTCCAAGAATAATTCGACGTTCAGCCATAGTTAATTATTATGCTTATCTTCAACAATTTCAATTTATTTTAGCTGTTGTTGGACAGTTTTCCTGAATTTGTTTACAACCATTCAAGATTCAATAAGTAATTCTCTCGACTTTAAAAGAATACTATTTCTGAAAATGATTGCTATAAATTGAACCACAGAGTCACAGAGAACACAGAGAATTGAAGCACTGGGATGGTCACTTCCAAGCTGAGAGATGGGATTAGAAAAGGTGATCCCTTCCTTGGTTAATTATTCTTCATTCAGTTGTTGACCAATGGTCGCAGCAGGCGCCTTCTGTTTCAGAAGGGGGAATCTGCAACTAATAGCAGTGTCTAAAAGCGTCAATCCTTCCTCTAAACCTTTGATTTGTGAGAGCTGATCTCGCAGTTGCGAAGCCCCCGGAAAACCTTTGGCATACCAGGCAAGATGCTTTCGGGATTGATAAATACCGCGATCGCCGCGATAGTCCCATAATCCTTGCAAATGTTCTTTGGCACAAGTTAATAATTCGACAGCCGTCGGTTGCGGACGTTTTTTTCCTGTTTTTAAGAAATGGTCAATTTCTCCGACTAAAAAGGGATAGCCCAG of Cyanobacteria bacterium GSL.Bin1 contains these proteins:
- a CDS encoding phosphoribulokinase — encoded protein: MAERRIILGIVGDSAAGKTTLTKGIAQILGEENVTVICTDDYHRYDRIQRKENGLSALHPDCNYLDIMQQHMALLRGGQPILKPIYNHDTGKFDPPEYIEPRKFVILEGLLGYYTRACRDAFDVKVYLAPPESLRATWKVKRDTRKRGYTEEQVLEALQKREPDSEAFIRPQRQWADVVVSFYPPKDHSEESNGNLNVRLVLRPTIPHPDLVRLFETKPEKAAVNLELDRDMGKPVDVLEIHGNATKEQVIDMEKVLCSEVPYLSNFCEIDSEIRIGKVIGTTGETIQSYPLALTQLLVTYHMLKASYSYQVK